The Rubrobacter tropicus nucleotide sequence CCCACGAAAGCCACGAAAAGAGAGAACCCGACCCACCACACGGCCCAGACGAAGACCGGCGCTACATTCTCGCCGCCCTGAACCCCGAAGAGACCGGCCGCCACCACGAGCCCGAAGACCGCGACAGAAGTCAGCCGCAGGGCCCGCACCACCAGCCGCGAGCCCAAAAGCCCCCGCAGGACCGGGACGCGGAGCAAGTCCAGGCGCGGGTATTCGCCGGCGGGACGACCACGCTTGCCGGAAAGCAAGGCAAGCGGGAGAAAAGAGAGCAAGACCGCGGCGGCGGCCCCGTAGAGGTAGAGCCAGAGCGGCAGGGGCAAGTCGTAGCCCTGCCCGAAGCCGTGGGCCAAAACAGGCCGCACGGCCCCTACCGAGGCCCCACCACGAGGGTGCCGACCTCCCTCCCGGAGCGGTGGTTCTCGATCCCAAACCTCCCCGTAAGCCCGGCCTTGAAAGCGACGACGGCCCCACCCCCCGGCCCGGCATCCAGCTCGACACCGTGCCCGTGAATATGCAGCTCAACGGGCTCGTCGGCCCCCACCTCGAGCGTCACCCGGTCCCCCTCCCCCACGCGCAACTCGCGAGGAACCATCCCCCCGTCCTCCACGAAGACCTCGAACGTCCGCTCCCGGGACCCGGCGGCACGAGGATCCGGCCGCAACACCAAAAAGAGCCCGACCAACACGACCACCACGGCGAAAGCCACAAGGAGCCTGACCATCTCCCTCCGTTCCGAACGGGTTCGGCCCCCTATCTTCGGTAGGCCCCCGCCAAAGCTGTAGGTGCTCCCTTCGGTCGCGCACGCTCCGGCTTCGCCTACGCTTGTCAGCACGCCCGCTTCGCGGGCTTTCAGCACGCTTCGGCCTGCTCCGCAGTCCTCGCTTTCAGCACGCCTCCTTCGGAGGCTCTCAGCTAGAGTCGTCCCAGAGCGCTGCCTCTCGCAACATCCGAACTGTGCCGCCAGGCGCTCCCCGGTAACGCCCCGCACGGCTGAAAGCTGACAAGCTGAGAGCGAGGGGCCGCGGAGGCGAAGCCGGAGCAGAGCCGATGCGTGCTGAAAGCGGAGGCCCTAGCCGGAGCGGGCTGACTAGCTCTCTTTGCGGCGTTTCTCCACGTACCTGAGGATCCCGGCGGTCAGCATCTCGTAATTGCCCGCGAGGTCGTAGCGTTCGGACTCTTCGGGGTCGGCGCCTTCGGCGAGCATCTCGGCGTCGCCCTTGGTCCTGAGCTCCTCGGAGATCTCCTCCGGCGATGCGCCCTCGTCTACCTGATCTTCGACGAAGAGCAGCCAGTCCTGGAGGCGCTGTTCGAGCTCCGAGAGGTGACGGTCCACGTCGTCGTAGCTTCCGAAGTGGGTGGGGTGGAGGGTGCGGGGATCCATGGTACGGATCTTCTCTATGCTCCGTACCCACGCCTCGACGTCGATCTCGGGCGGCGGCGTCGGCGGCCTTACGTACGACTGCCCCGGCAAACGGATACCAGCGACGTCACCCGCAAAGAGCGACCCGGAATCCGGCTCGAGGTAGGCGAGGTGGTGGTAGGCGTGCCCCGGCGTGTCGTGGGCGACGAGTAACCCGCCCGCGGTCTCGACCTCGTCCCCGTCGCCGAGCACGACGAGGCGCTCCTCAGGCACGGGGTGGGCGTCGCCCCAGAGCTCTTCCATCCTGTCGCCGTAGATGCGGGTCGCGCTCTTGAGAAGCTTCGACGGGTCGGCCAGGTGCGGGTAGCCGAGCTCGTGGACGTAGAAGGTGGCGTTGGGCAGGATCTTTGCGAGGTGGCCGGAGGCTCCCGCGTGGTCGAGGTGGATGTGCGTCAGGAAGACTTCTTGCACGTCCTCCGGGGAGACGCCGTTCGTCTTCAGGCCGGTCTGCAGGTGATCCAGGCACGTGGTCGGGCCCGTCTCGATTATGGCGGCCGAGCCGTCGCCGATCAGGAGGAAGGAGGCTATCACCTGCTCTGTCCCGAGGAAGTTCAGGTCTACCGTCTCTATCTTCATGCGCGCCCCTCCCGAGTTCTATACGTCCGGAGATTATACGCAGGTGCTTTGTTAGACTTCCGGCTCCGGAAGCAGAGCGAAAGGACACCCGTTTTGGACCTGAACCTCATGCGCGAGCTGTCGGTGAAGACGGACTCCAAGATCGTGCTCCTCGTGGTGGACGGCCTCGGCGGACTCCCGCTGGAGCCGGGCGGCCGGACGGAACTCGAGGAAGCCAGCACCCCCAACCTCGACGCCCTCGCGGCCCGCTCGGACCTCGGCCTCTCACGGCCCGTCGCCGCGGGCGTGAGTCCCGGCAGCGGCCCCGGACACCTCGGTCTCTTCGGCTACGATCCCTTGCGTTTTCAGGTCGGTCGCGGCGTCCTCTCGGCGCTCGGCGTCGGTTTCGACCTCCAGAACAGCGACCTCGCCGCCCGAATAAACTTCGCGACCCTCGATGACTCCGGCAAGATCTCCGACCGCCGCGCCGGCCGCATCCCGTCCGAGAAGGGCGAGGAACTCGTGGCGCTCTTGAACGAGAACCTGAAGATAGACGGCGTCGAGGTCTTTATCACCCACGAGAAGGAGTACCGCGCGGTCGCCGTCTTCCGCGCCGAAGGCCTCTCGGGCGAGCTCTCCGACACAGACCCGCAGAGGGTCGGCCTCGAACCGCTCCCCGTCAAGCCGCAGGACGATTCTCCGGAGACCAGAAAGAGCGCGCAGCTCGCCAACGCTTTCGTCGAAGAGGCGAACGAGATCCTGGCCGACCAGCACCCGGCGAACACGGTCCTCCTGCGCGGCTTCGGGATGCACCCGGCCCTCCCCTCCTTCGAGGAGGCCTACAAGCTCGACGCCGCCGCCATAGCCAGCTACCCGATGTACAAGGGCCTCGCCCGCCTCGCCGGTATGCAACTCCTGCAGGAGGGCGCCGGCATCGCCGGCGAGTTCGAGACGTTGAAGGAGAACTGGCACGCCCACGACTTCTTCTTCCTCCACGTCAAGCCGACCGACGCGGCCGGCGAGGACGGCGACTTCGCCCGCAAGGCTTCTGTCATAGAAGAGGTGGACGCCCAGATACCGGGCCTGCTCGACCTCGCCCCCGACGCTATCGCCATCACCGGCGACCACGCCACCCCGGCGAAGATGAAGAGCCACTCCTGGCACGGGGTCCCCATCCTCGTCAACTCGCCCTACACCCTGCCGACGACGGACCGTTTCGGCGAACGCCCGTGCGCCGGGGGCTCGCTCGGCGTCTTCCCGGCCGAGGAGATCATGGGCTACCTCATGGGCCACGCCCTGAAGCTCAACCGCTTCGGAGCTTAGGGCTTTCAGCGGTCGGCTTTCAGCTACCGGCTTTCATACCGGCCCCGCGTACCATGCGGTGCCCGGTCATATCGCGCTAGTTGATCCCGAACCGGTCCTCCACAATCGGGGTAAGACGGTCGCCCTCAGCGCGGGCCTGCGCGAGCACGAGCCCTCGAGTCCGTACGGGCTGTGTTTGAAGAACGGTCCGAGAGCCGCCAGCAACAAGCTGAAAGCCGACCGCTGATGGCTGAAAGCGGCGGCGCGAGCCGCCTTGAACTCGCTACGCTGGAGCGCGAAGTCACTTCCTGCCGCGCCTGCCCGCGGTTGGTCGAGTGGCGGGAGAGGGTCGCGCGGGAGAAGCGGGCGGCTTACAGGGACTGGGAGTACTGGGGGCGGCCGGTGCCGGGGTTCGGGGACCCAGGGGCGCGGGTGGTCGTTTTCGGGCTCGCTCCGGCGGCGCACGGGGCGAACAGGACGGGGCGGTTCTTTACGGGGGACCGGTCGGGCGATTTCTTGTTCGCGGGGCTCCACAGGACGGGCTTTTCGGACAAGGCCGTCTCGCGGACGATAGAGGATAACGTCCGCCTATCTGGGCTCTGGATCTCGGCCGCCGTCCGGTGCGCGCCGCCGCAGAACAAACCGACCCCCACGGAGCGCGACGCCTGCCTCCCCTACGCGGCGCGCGAGATAGAGATCCTGCAGGCAAACGTCGTCGTCTGCCTCGGCGCTTTCGCGTGGGACGCGGCCCTGCGCCTCCGCAACGTCAGGCCGAAGCCGAAGTTCGGCCACGGCGCGGAGGCCCGGGCCGGCGACCTGACCCTCGTCGGCTGCTACCATCCATCCCAGCAGAACACCTTCACCGGCGTCCTCACCCCTCCCATGCTCGACGCCGTCCTCCTCAGGGCGCGGGATCTCGCCGGCCTGAACAGGCCGGAAGCGGGCCACCCCGTCAGATAAAATAGACCCCCGTGGAGACCTCCGAGACCTCAAAGGGCTTCTCAACAGCGCGCGCCGCGGCGGTGCTACTCACGGTCCTTCTGCTCGCGGCCTGCTCGGGTGAAACCGGGCAGAATGGTGGAGCTCCCAAAGAACCCCGGTCCACGGCCGCCACCCCCACAACCATTCTTCAGGAGACGACGGCCGAGGAGCCGCCAAAGATAACGCTCGGTGAGGAGCCGGGCGGTAGCCCCCAGGTCGTCTTGCGCCTGGAGGGCGGCCCCAAGACGACGTTCTCGGGCCTCTGCTCGGTCGGTGGCCGGCAGAGCGTCCTGGGCGGGCGGGTTCCAAAACGCTTCACCTTCGACCCCGGAAGCCGGGAACTCTCCTGCCGCATCCAGAAACGCGACGACAACCGCGGCGCCCTCAAGATAGTCCTCGTCGCCGGCGACACCACCCGCTCCGTCCAACAGACGAACTCGCCCGGCGGGACCATAAACGTGACGTACCGTGATGGATAGGTTTCAGGCTACAGGCATCGGGCTTCAGGAAGACCCGGTCCGGTATCTACGAGCGGGGAAACGTATCCTGACTTCGCGCTGAGGCATTTGGTGGGTAAGGTAGGTAAGCTGAAACCTGCCAACCGGAGGGAGGCCAATGAACAGAGAAGAAGCTTACGATCTGATGTGCGAGTGGACGGAGGGCGATTCGCTGCGCAAGCACATGCTCGCGGTCGAGTCTGCGATGCGGGCTTACGCGAAGAAGTTCGGGGAGGACGAAGAGAAGTGGGGTGTTACGGGCCTCCTGCACGACATGGACTACGAGAAGCATCCCACCCCGGCCGAGCACCCGCTGGTCGGGGTCGCCGAGCTTCAGAGGAGGGGCTACCCCGAGGACGTGCTCCACGCCATAAGGGGACACGCCGACTACCTCGACACGCCGCGCGACACCCCCATGTCGAAGACGCTCTACGCCGTAGACGAGCTCTCGGGCTTTATAGTCGCGTGCGCGCTCATGCGGCCGGAGCGGCTCGAGAACATGAAGGCCAAGAGCGTACGCAAGAAGATGAAGCAAAAAAGCTTCGCGGCGGCCGTCAACAGGGACGACATCGTGCGCGGGGCCGAGGACCTGGGCGTCGACCTCAACGAGCACATAGAGTTCGTGGCAGAGGCTCTGCAGGAGCGGGCCGACATTCTGGGGCTGGAGCCACAGGAGCCTTAGAACACGTGCCGACCTCGCCCGCTTCGCCCGGGTCCCGTAACCCGGAGCGTACGGCCTCGTTCTGGCGCAGACGCGTCTCGGGGACCGATGTCGTGGTCGCCTTCGGGGTCTACTTCTTGCTCACGCTCTCAGGCGTCGCCGCGCTGGAGGGTCTTGGCCACCCCCTACTCTCCGTAACCGGGGTGCTGCTCTCCCTCGGTCTCAGCGTCTTCGCGGCCTACTCGGGTGTCGGGTTAGCGTTGGCGCTAGGGGAGACGGCCTTCAAGCCGGCCTCCCTTGAGCTCGTGCGCCCCTCCCGGGGATGGTTGTTGATCGGGGCAGGTACGGGGCTGTTGGCCTTCGTGAGCTTCTGGGTCCTCGCGCTGTACGTCAGCAGCGCGGGCTCCCTTCCCCCGCCCCAACGGGGGCTCTTGGACGCCGCGGGCCAGGGGACGGCCCCTCAGTTCGCGCTGCTGGTCGTGCTCGGGGGCCTGCTCGCCCCCTTCGGAGAAGAGTTGCTGTTCAGGGGGATGCTCTATACCTTTCTCAGGCGCTGGGGCCCGGTCCTGGCGTTGGCGGTAAGCTCCCTGATTTTCGGCTTGCTCCACGGCGCGGACCTCGTTTTCCTGATCCACGCCGCGCTTATGGGTACCCTACTGGCACTCCTTTACGAACGCAGCGGCTCCCTATGGCCCGGGGTCATGGCGCATGGCCTGCACAACTCGCTGCTCTTCGGCCTGGTGCGTCTGCTTAACTGGCCGGCGTGACAAGGTCCGTGCAACTCTCTGCTACGATGGACGAACCGTTAGAGAGAGCAGGGGAGGCGTATTGGCTCGGGTGATGGTCGTCTTCGGGGGGCGCAGCGGGGAGCACGAGGTCTCCCTGGCGTCGGCCCGCGCCATAACGGCGGCGTTGCGGAAGGGGGGGCGCCACGAGGTCGTGCCCGTCGGAATAACGCGCTCGGGGCGTTGGGTACACTCGGGCGATCCCATGCGCGAGCTCGAATCGAACCACGAGCTTCTCCCCGACGGCTCGACCCTGGAAATCTCCGGGCCACCCGCAAAGGCCGGGGAGAAGCTCCCGGCAAACCTCGGTTCCGTCGACGTGGTCTTTCCCGTGCTGCACGGACCCTACGGCGAGGACGGGACAATCCAGGGCATGCTGGAGCTCGCCGGCGTCCCCTACGTCGGCAGCGGGGTGCTCGGCAGCGCCGTGGGGATGGATAAGATCACCATGAAAAAAGTCTTCGCCCACCACGGCCTCCCCCAGGTCGATTGGGTGGGCCTGACCCGCAGGGAATGGAAAAACGAGCCCGAAGCGCAGGTACGGAAGATCGAAGCCGCTCTGGGCTACCCGTGCTTCGTCAAGCCGGCCAACCTCGGCTCCAGCGTCGGCATCGGCAAGGCCGAAGACGCCGAGGAGCTTCGGACCGCCCTCGAAGCGGCGGCCGGGTTCGACCGGCGCATCATCGTGGAGAAGGGCGTGGACGCCAGGGAGATAGAGGTCTCCGTTTTGGGCAACGAAGCGCCCGACGTCTCCGTTCCGGGGGAGATCTTCCTCCAGGCAGACGGCTTCTACGACTACGAGGCCAAGTACGTGGAGGGCGGCATGGAGCTCGGCGTCCCGGCCAAGATA carries:
- a CDS encoding cupredoxin domain-containing protein, with amino-acid sequence MVRLLVAFAVVVVLVGLFLVLRPDPRAAGSRERTFEVFVEDGGMVPRELRVGEGDRVTLEVGADEPVELHIHGHGVELDAGPGGGAVVAFKAGLTGRFGIENHRSGREVGTLVVGPR
- a CDS encoding MBL fold metallo-hydrolase, which gives rise to MKIETVDLNFLGTEQVIASFLLIGDGSAAIIETGPTTCLDHLQTGLKTNGVSPEDVQEVFLTHIHLDHAGASGHLAKILPNATFYVHELGYPHLADPSKLLKSATRIYGDRMEELWGDAHPVPEERLVVLGDGDEVETAGGLLVAHDTPGHAYHHLAYLEPDSGSLFAGDVAGIRLPGQSYVRPPTPPPEIDVEAWVRSIEKIRTMDPRTLHPTHFGSYDDVDRHLSELEQRLQDWLLFVEDQVDEGASPEEISEELRTKGDAEMLAEGADPEESERYDLAGNYEMLTAGILRYVEKRRKES
- a CDS encoding 2,3-bisphosphoglycerate-independent phosphoglycerate mutase, which gives rise to MDLNLMRELSVKTDSKIVLLVVDGLGGLPLEPGGRTELEEASTPNLDALAARSDLGLSRPVAAGVSPGSGPGHLGLFGYDPLRFQVGRGVLSALGVGFDLQNSDLAARINFATLDDSGKISDRRAGRIPSEKGEELVALLNENLKIDGVEVFITHEKEYRAVAVFRAEGLSGELSDTDPQRVGLEPLPVKPQDDSPETRKSAQLANAFVEEANEILADQHPANTVLLRGFGMHPALPSFEEAYKLDAAAIASYPMYKGLARLAGMQLLQEGAGIAGEFETLKENWHAHDFFFLHVKPTDAAGEDGDFARKASVIEEVDAQIPGLLDLAPDAIAITGDHATPAKMKSHSWHGVPILVNSPYTLPTTDRFGERPCAGGSLGVFPAEEIMGYLMGHALKLNRFGA
- a CDS encoding uracil-DNA glycosylase, which produces MAESGGASRLELATLEREVTSCRACPRLVEWRERVAREKRAAYRDWEYWGRPVPGFGDPGARVVVFGLAPAAHGANRTGRFFTGDRSGDFLFAGLHRTGFSDKAVSRTIEDNVRLSGLWISAAVRCAPPQNKPTPTERDACLPYAAREIEILQANVVVCLGAFAWDAALRLRNVRPKPKFGHGAEARAGDLTLVGCYHPSQQNTFTGVLTPPMLDAVLLRARDLAGLNRPEAGHPVR
- a CDS encoding HD domain-containing protein, yielding MNREEAYDLMCEWTEGDSLRKHMLAVESAMRAYAKKFGEDEEKWGVTGLLHDMDYEKHPTPAEHPLVGVAELQRRGYPEDVLHAIRGHADYLDTPRDTPMSKTLYAVDELSGFIVACALMRPERLENMKAKSVRKKMKQKSFAAAVNRDDIVRGAEDLGVDLNEHIEFVAEALQERADILGLEPQEP
- a CDS encoding CPBP family intramembrane glutamic endopeptidase: MPTSPASPGSRNPERTASFWRRRVSGTDVVVAFGVYFLLTLSGVAALEGLGHPLLSVTGVLLSLGLSVFAAYSGVGLALALGETAFKPASLELVRPSRGWLLIGAGTGLLAFVSFWVLALYVSSAGSLPPPQRGLLDAAGQGTAPQFALLVVLGGLLAPFGEELLFRGMLYTFLRRWGPVLALAVSSLIFGLLHGADLVFLIHAALMGTLLALLYERSGSLWPGVMAHGLHNSLLFGLVRLLNWPA
- a CDS encoding D-alanine--D-alanine ligase family protein encodes the protein MARVMVVFGGRSGEHEVSLASARAITAALRKGGRHEVVPVGITRSGRWVHSGDPMRELESNHELLPDGSTLEISGPPAKAGEKLPANLGSVDVVFPVLHGPYGEDGTIQGMLELAGVPYVGSGVLGSAVGMDKITMKKVFAHHGLPQVDWVGLTRREWKNEPEAQVRKIEAALGYPCFVKPANLGSSVGIGKAEDAEELRTALEAAAGFDRRIIVEKGVDAREIEVSVLGNEAPDVSVPGEIFLQADGFYDYEAKYVEGGMELGVPAKIPAETADEVRRVARTAFEAVDAAGMARVDFFLERGTDRLLLNEINTIPGFTPTSVYAELWAASGLPYEDLLERLIALALERHG